The Phaenicophaeus curvirostris isolate KB17595 chromosome 27, BPBGC_Pcur_1.0, whole genome shotgun sequence genome has a segment encoding these proteins:
- the LOC138731611 gene encoding vesicle-associated membrane protein 5-like, whose amino-acid sequence MAGLAQCQREAEEVTELMKQNFARALERDGRLQDLDNRAQELRTMGEVFTRSTRAVARQERRGHRRWRLVLVAIGLAAVLLLLLALGLALGLPRPPPANVVVIVTVPAPPITPTGRD is encoded by the exons ATG GCGGGGCTGGCGCAGTGCCAGCGCGAGGCAGAGGAGGTGACGGAGCTGATGAAGCAGAACTTTGCCCGGGCGCTGGAGAGGGACGGGCGCCTCCAAGACCTCGACAACCGAGCCCAGGAGCTGCGCACCATG GGCGAGGTCTTCACCCGCAGCACCCGGGCGGTGGCACGGCAGGAGCGCAGGGGACACCGGCGCTGGCGCCTGGTGCTGGTGGCCATCGGCCTCGCTgccgtcctcctcctcctcctcgcccttGGGCTGGCGCTGGGGCTGCCGCGGCCACCACCCGCCAACGTCGTCGTCATCGTCACCGTCCCTGcgccccccatcacccccaccGGCAGGGACTGA